The Lycium barbarum isolate Lr01 chromosome 10, ASM1917538v2, whole genome shotgun sequence genome includes a region encoding these proteins:
- the LOC132615794 gene encoding WAT1-related protein At2g39510-like, with the protein MSTNKKECLLKFMKRANPYLAVIFLQFGYGGSAIIAKTALNNGMSHYTFAVYRNVFAAVIVAPFAALLERKIRPKMTLSIFWKIMLLGLLEPVLDQNLYYAGMKYTTATFATAMCNVLPAITFLLAWILRLENVNIWKVPSQAKIVGTIVTLGGATIMSLVGGPTIGLPWTKHHVTSTNVVSPTELNPVKGALFIAAGCFSWACFYNLQAITLKKYPAGLSLTCLICMAGALQGTALTLVVQRGNSAIWSLHWGSSKFVASVYLGIVNSGIGYYVSGLIMNVKGPVFVTAFNPLNMIIVAILGSFILSEQLNLGRVVGAAVIVIGLYLVIWGTSKDDEKSSKILSTTEVVEPADEELAEIKSSNHAVIGEESV; encoded by the exons ATGTCAACGAATAAAAAGGAATGTTTATTGAAGTTTATGAAGCGTGCAAATCCATATTTGGCTGTAATTTTCTTGCAATTTGGATATGGAGGATCAGCCATAATAGCTAAAACTGCATTGAATAATGGGATGAGCCACTATACCTTTGCTGTCTACAGAAATGTCTTTGCTGCTGTTATAGTTGCTCCTTTTGCTGCTCTACTAGAAAG GAAAATAAGGCCAAAAATGACTCTATCCATTTTCTGGAAGATTATGTTGCTGGGCCTATTGGA GCCTGTTTTAGACCAGAATTTATATTATGCAGGGATGAAATATACCACTGCTACTTTTGCAACAGCAATGTGTAATGTTCTTCCAGCCATCACTTTTTTGTTAGCCTGGATACTAAG GCTTGAGAATGTGAACATATGGAAAGTACCAAGCCAAGCTAAAATAGTGGGAACAATAGTAACACTTGGAGGTGCAACAATAATGAGCCTTGTTGGAGGACCAACAATTGGATTACCATGGACCAAGCATCATGTTACTAGTACTAATGTTGTTTCTCCCACTGAGCTCAATCCAGTCAAAGGTGCTCTCTTCATTGCTGCTGGTTGTTTCTCTTGGGCCTGCTTTTATAATCTTCAG GCAATTACATTGAAGAAATACCCAGCAGGATTGTCTTTGACATGTTTAATATGCATGGCTGGAGCTCTACAAGGCACTGCACTTACACTGGTGGTCCAAAGAGGCAATTCTGCAATTTGGTCTCTTCATTGGGGCAGTAGTAAATTCGTTGCATCAGTTTACCTT GGAATTGTTAATTCTGGTATTGGCTATTATGTTTCGGGATTAATAATGAATGTCAAAGGACCAGTTTTTGTCACTGCTTTTAATCCTCTCAACATGATTATTGTTGCCATTTTGGGTTCATTCATTTTATCTGAGCAACTCAACTTGGGAAG GGTTGTGGGAGCTGCTGTCATTGTTATTGGATTATACCTAGTAATATGGGGTACAAGCAAGGACGACGAAAAATCCTCAAAAATATTGAGCACCACTGAAGTTGTTGAACCAGCTGACGAGGAATTAGCTGAGATAAAATCTTCAAATCATGCAGTAATTGGAGAGGAATCTGTTTAA